The Xanthomonas sontii genomic sequence GCTCGGCACCAGCGCAGCCATCTCGCGCGGCGGCCCGGAATAGACATTGCTGGAGAACAGCCGCATCGGCGGCGCGGCGGCGAGATCGACGCGGACATCGGCTGGCACGTCGGGACTCTGCAGCTGTGCCTCGGCGATGCGCAGGCGTTCGGGGCACTGCAGCATCTCCCTGGCCGCGGCGGGCGCAGCGGACACGGCGATGAGCAGCGGCAGCGCGCAGCGCGCCGTGGCAGACATTCCCTTCGACACCATCACACGCTCCCTGTCGACTGCAGGATCGAGACCGGCAAAGACCTCGGCCTTCGCCTCGCACGCCCGGCGGCACAGCCGACCACTGCTGCAGGCCACATCGCCAGGCCGCGCATACGGTGCCTCCGACATCGCCAAAGGTCAACGCGACGACACGACGCGCAGCCGACGTCATCGCGCGCGCTGGCGCCATTCTCTGCGTCCCCCCCCGCCTCATCACCCGCAAATGCCGGTCGGCATGACCGCCAACTACGCCTACTACCTGGACGAGGTGAAGGGCAGCACCAGCTGGAACCCGTTCGAAGGCATCCGCTGGCAACCGATCCCGCCCACATCGTTTTGCATGCGCATCGGTCCGCCGCCGCAGCGAAGGAGTCGCCTGATGTCACCCACGTTAGCTGCACACCGACCGTGGAAGTGACCGCCAGCAGCAACCCGCGCGAGCTAGGCAAGCCGCTGTCGGCGGTGTCGCGCCACGCCGCGGCACTGTGGGCCGACTACCGCTTCGACAGCGGCATCCGGCTCGGCCTGGGCGCGCGCTATACCGGCGCCAACCGTGGCGACCTGGACGCCGCACGCGCCGAAGTGCCGGCGTTCACCCTGTTCGACGCGCTGCTCGGCTACGACCGCGACCGCTGGAGCCTGGCCTTGAACGTGCACAATCTCGCCGACAAGACCTACCTCAGCAACTGCGACGCCTACGACAACTGTTACTACGGCGAGCAGCGACGCGTCATGGCCACGGCCACGTATCGCTGATGAGGCAGCGCGGGCGCGATGGCAGCCTGTGCCATCGCGCCCGCGTCTGCTGCAGGTCGATGCGCAGGCTGCGCCTCGGGTGCCGCTGGCGGCATTGCATGCCAGGCAGACAGGTCTGCCACCGGCAACCGGCGACTGCGGGCGCGACGCAGCCCCTCAATCGCCCGGTTGCGTCGCCCTGAAACCCGCATGCCCGCAGGCCGCGTCGTAGGCGTAGTCGCCCGCGGCGAGCAGGTGACGGCCGCTGTTGATTTGCGCAGGTGGCGTCTTCAGCGGACCGCGCCACTGCACGCTGTCCGGGGTCGCCGCCTTGCCATCGCCGACCGCAAAGCTGTAACCGAACACCGATTGCCCCTTCGCGTCGACGACGTCGAGCCGCAGCTGGGTGGCATCCGGCACCACGCGCGTGGGATGGCCCGCCATCTCCACGGTCTGTTGCAGGCTGGTGGGCGTGGCGGGCGGCACCACCGGGTTGAGCATCATGTAGGACACGCCGGTATCGGGCAGCAACTTGCCGCAGACGCGGTAGTCGCTGCCGCTGCCGGGAAAGCTGGCGCAGGCACTGGGCGCTTGCCAGTCGCCCGGCGCGTCGGCGGTGGCGGCGCCGCGCTGCAGTGGCACCAGTGCGAACCCCTTCAGCGCCGGCTGGCTGACGCCCAGGGTGATGCCCTTGGCACTGACGATGTAACCGGGGCTCATGCGCTGCGCGCGCATCTGCGCCAGGTTGAGGAACGGATTGCGCGCGGCGTCGACGACGCGGTCATAGCCCACGCCCATCATGCCGAAGGTCGGCGAGATGGTGCTGCAGTTGCGCAGCACCTGGGTGCTGCTGCTCAACGCGGGGCTGCCATCGTAGCCGGCGCAGGTGGCCGGCACCTGTGCCAGCGGCTTGGGTGGCCGGGCCACGCTGGCGACATCGCAGGTGCACTGCGCGGCCAGCACGGTGATGCGGTCCACCCGCGCGGCGGCGCGTTTGCCGTCGGGCGAGACACCGAGTTGCATCGGCACGTCCACGTACTTGCCGGGGTGATATTTGCTGTCGCTCGAGTAAAAGATGTGGCCGGGCGTGCTGGACGCGTCCCAGGCACTGCGCAACGCGTCGCTCAGCGGCACCACAACGCCGGTGGAACCGGTATCCACCTCCAGCACCTGACTCCCCTTGCTGCGGCCGTCGGCATCGCTGCCGAGCTGCACCCGCACCTGGTAAGCGAACTTGGGCGTGGCCTTGGAGGCCAACGGCAGGTCCACCGTCTGCGTCTGCAGCGCGCAGGTCTGCGCGGCGGCGGTGGCGCTCGCGGCCAGGCACAGCGCGGTCCCGCTCCAGCGTGTCCATCGGTTCATGGCGATGTCTCGTTTGGGTGTGGCGCCATGCTAGAGCGCGGCAGCACGCCCATCGTGCGTGGATCCGCACGATGCGGCGCTTGTCTACGGCCGCTGGCGTGGCGCTGTGGTCGGCATTCCAGTGACGACGCGACGCCACATGCACACGCGAGACGCGCATCAGGATCCCGGCAACGCCTGCGCGCGCGCAATCCAGGGTTGCCAAGCCGGGGAGCTTGGTACACAATGCAGTCCGTTGTGCGCCGGGCTGGTTCAAAAACATCTTTTGAATCAATGCGTTGGACGAGAGCCGCAAGGCATCGTCCGGTTCCCGCCGCAAGGGCCCCGGCAGCGGGGCTTTGTTTTGTCGGACGCCACAGGCGTTGCGGCGAGACGTCAGTCCACCGGCCTGGTGGCAGAGTGGTTATGCAGCGGACTGCAAATCCGCGTACGCCGGTTCAATTCCGACCCAGGCCTCCATCTTGTTTCGACGCCATGGGCCGCTTGCTGCGGCCCATTTGCGTTGGTGGCTTGCGGTGCGATCGCCTGCCCCACGCAGGCGCCGCGATCGCGCTGCACCTGCCCGCCTTCACTTCGCGTACGCAGTACCGCCGACGCCGCATTTAGACCGGCCTGCATAGGGTCGATGTTCCGCCCGACCTGCCGATCGCGATGACCCCACCCGCCGCGCATGCCGAGCCCGCGCCTACCCGGCGGCGCGTGCTGTTCCGTCTGCTGGGGTCCGGCGTGGTCACCGGCGCCGCCGACGACGATCCGTCCGCCATCGGCACCTACGCCAGCGCCGGCGCGCGCTACGGCTTCGCGTTCCTGTGGATCGCGCCGGTGCTGTTGCCGATGATGTACCTGGTGGTCTACCTGTCGGCGAAGCTGGGGCGGGTGACCGGCAAGGGGCTGTTCGCGATCATCCGCGACCGCTATCCGCGCTGGGTGCTGTACCCGGCCGTCGGGTTCGCCTTCGCCGGCAACGTGATCGAAGCGGCGACCAATCTCGGCGGCATCGGCGCGGCGCTGAACCTGCTGATCCCGCTGCCGGTGCCGGCGATCGTGGTCGCAGCGGCGCTGGCGATCTTCCTGCTGCAATTCTTCGGGTCCTACCGCCTGCTGAAACGGATCTTCCGCTGGCTGGCGCTGGCGCTGTTCGCCTACGTGGCCGCTGCGCTGCTGGCGCGCCCCGACCTGCGCCAGGTGTTGCGCGGCACCTTGGTGCCGTACGCCGAGTTCAGCCGGGAGTATCTGTCGATGATCGTCGCCTGCATCGGCACCTCGTTGTCGGCCTATATCTTCACCTGGCAGTCCAACCAGGAAGTGGAAGAACAGATCGCCGCCGGACGGCGCAGCGTGGCCGCGCGCCAGGGCGCCAGCGCCGGCGAACTGCGCCGCACCCGTCGCGACGTCCTGGTGGGCATGCTGTTCTCCAACATCATCCTGTACTTCATCCTGCTCTCCACCGCCGCCACCCTGCACCGCTCCGGCCAGACCGAGATCGCCACGGCGGCACAGGCCGCGGCCGCGCTGGAGCCGTTGGCCGGGCCCGCGGCCAAGTGGCTGTTCGCGCTGGGCGTGGTCGGGGTGGGCTTCCTGGCGGTCCCGGTGATGACCACCGGCGCTGCCTACGACCTGGTGCAGGGCATCGGCCACAAGGGCAGCCTGCACGCACAGCCGCGCGAGGCGAAGCTGTTCTACGCGACCATCGCGCTGGTCACGGCGATCGCGGTGGGGCTGAACTTCCTCGGCGTCAACCCGATGAAGGCGCTGGTGCTGTCTGGCATCGTGCAAGGCATGACGGTCCCGCCGTTGCTGT encodes the following:
- a CDS encoding STY0301 family protein, with the protein product MVSKGMSATARCALPLLIAVSAAPAAAREMLQCPERLRIAEAQLQSPDVPADVRVDLAAAPPMRLFSSNVYSGPPREMAALVPSNEDARRPGDAGVSVWRFDAPDPHGLYLVCGYGPDGRVQVSRRVGDVARCEAKPLRPSSADPVAGTLFVCE
- a CDS encoding TonB-dependent receptor domain-containing protein; translated protein: MTASSNPRELGKPLSAVSRHAAALWADYRFDSGIRLGLGARYTGANRGDLDAARAEVPAFTLFDALLGYDRDRWSLALNVHNLADKTYLSNCDAYDNCYYGEQRRVMATATYR
- a CDS encoding NRAMP family divalent metal transporter; amino-acid sequence: MTPPAAHAEPAPTRRRVLFRLLGSGVVTGAADDDPSAIGTYASAGARYGFAFLWIAPVLLPMMYLVVYLSAKLGRVTGKGLFAIIRDRYPRWVLYPAVGFAFAGNVIEAATNLGGIGAALNLLIPLPVPAIVVAAALAIFLLQFFGSYRLLKRIFRWLALALFAYVAAALLARPDLRQVLRGTLVPYAEFSREYLSMIVACIGTSLSAYIFTWQSNQEVEEQIAAGRRSVAARQGASAGELRRTRRDVLVGMLFSNIILYFILLSTAATLHRSGQTEIATAAQAAAALEPLAGPAAKWLFALGVVGVGFLAVPVMTTGAAYDLVQGIGHKGSLHAQPREAKLFYATIALVTAIAVGLNFLGVNPMKALVLSGIVQGMTVPPLLLLMMRMSNDRTLMRGRVNSRLTNALGWIAVTVTFAAGACLLVTLLR